The proteins below are encoded in one region of Carettochelys insculpta isolate YL-2023 chromosome 32, ASM3395843v1, whole genome shotgun sequence:
- the LOC142004622 gene encoding putative olfactory receptor 10D4 translates to MGLVNRTMVTHFILLGFPNTDGLQTILFFTFSAFYLCTLLGNLLILSAVFTDRCLHTPMYFFLSNLAMLDIGIPCISTPKLLAILWSQNRVISLGGCMSQIFFGHFLGSTECLLYTVMAYDRYVAICHPLRYLLIMNRRVCALLAAGTWIASSIHATILTSLTFTLPYCGSNVVDYFLCDIFMLVKLACADTHVIKTVSLTNIGLVPIACFLLIFTSYVRIVCALLKMNSANAWRTAASTCTSHLAVVMLFFGPCFLVYTQPQLSEVLATPVQIFCSVVTPMLNPVIYTLRNKEVKASLKKLGRGRIPAC, encoded by the coding sequence ATGGGACTGGTCAACCGCACGATGGTGACTCATTTCATCCTCTTAGGGTTCCCCAACACCGACGGCCTCCAGACCATCCTCTTCTTCACCTTCTCAGCCTTCTACCTCTGCACCCTGCTGGGCAACCTGCTCATCTTATCAGCCGTCTTCACTGATCGCTGCCTGCACAcgcccatgtatttcttcctgagCAACCTCGCCATGCTGGATATTGGAATCCCCTGCATTAGCACCCCAAAATTGCTGGCCATCCTCTGGAGTCAGAATAGAGTTATCTCATTGGGTGGGTGCATGTCCCAGATCTTCTTTGGGCACTTCCTGGGCAGCACCGAGTGCCTGCTCTATACGGTCATGGCTTACGACCGTTACGTGGCCATTTGTCATCCACTGCGCTACTTGCTTATCATGAACAGGAGGGTGtgcgccctgctggctgctggcaccTGGATCGCCAGCTCCATCCACGCCACCATCCTCACCAGCCTGACCTTCACACTGCCCTACTGCGGCTCCAATGTGGTGGACTATTTCCTCTGTGACATCTTCATGCtggtgaagctggcctgtgcTGACACACATGTCATCAAAACTGTGAGCCTCACCAACATTGGACTGGTGCCCATCGCCTGCTTCCTCCTCATCTTCACCTCCTACGTCCGGATCGTCTGCGCCCTGCTGAAGATGAACTCAGCCAACGCCTGGCGCACAGCGGCCTCCACTTGTACCTCCCACCTAGCCGTGGTAATGCTCTTCTTTGGACCATGCTTCCTTGTGTACACTCAGCCCCAGCTGAGCGAGGTGTTGGCGACGCCTGTTCAGATCTTCTGCAGTGTGGTGACGCCCATGCTCAACCCAGTAATCTACACCCTGAGGAACAAGGAGGTGAAAGCCTCTCTGAAAAAACTGGGAAGAGGTCGGATCCCTGCCTGCTGA